The Nitrosopumilaceae archaeon genome has a window encoding:
- a CDS encoding DUF309 domain-containing protein, with amino-acid sequence MIHLKNSGYVQQDAKKLLSQADKLVVGMHAIVRDARVSSRYVEFDVSVSKEYLDILVKKLETIGSLNDARYLVEAEMEKEEAVEKGREYFNYERFWECHETLEGVWKKTYEGEKDLVQGIILVAAAFVHYQKNEDDICLSILKRAIEKFGNSSGKYYNIDVDVLQNKVSEIISSEKIETFTI; translated from the coding sequence ATGATTCACCTGAAAAATTCAGGTTATGTTCAACAGGATGCAAAAAAGCTCCTATCACAAGCTGACAAGCTTGTTGTTGGAATGCATGCCATTGTAAGGGATGCGAGGGTTTCAAGCAGATATGTAGAGTTTGATGTATCAGTATCAAAAGAATATCTGGATATTTTGGTAAAAAAACTCGAAACAATAGGCTCACTTAATGACGCTAGATACCTAGTTGAAGCAGAAATGGAAAAAGAGGAAGCGGTAGAAAAGGGAAGGGAATATTTCAATTATGAAAGGTTTTGGGAGTGCCATGAAACACTGGAGGGAGTATGGAAGAAGACATACGAAGGAGAAAAGGACTTGGTTCAGGGAATCATTCTTGTCGCAGCAGCCTTTGTACACTATCAAAAAAACGAAGATGACATTTGTCTTTCAATTCTAAAGCGAGCAATAGAAAAGTTTGGCAATTCTTCTGGAAAATACTATAACATTGATGTTGATGTTTTGCAAAACAAGGTATCAGAAATTATATCTTCTGAGAAAATAGAAACTTTTACTATTTAA
- a CDS encoding 30S ribosomal protein S27ae translates to MVEKKGKKGSSPSVYKYYKVKGEKAERMRKECNRCGKGVFMSEHKNRRTCGKCGLTEFIQ, encoded by the coding sequence ATGGTAGAGAAGAAAGGAAAAAAAGGTTCTAGTCCTAGCGTTTACAAATATTATAAAGTCAAAGGAGAAAAAGCAGAAAGAATGCGAAAGGAATGCAACAGATGTGGCAAGGGAGTCTTCATGTCAGAGCACAAAAACAGACGAACATGCGGTAAGTGCGGTTTGACTGAGTTTATACAATAA
- a CDS encoding tRNA pseudouridine(54/55) synthase Pus10 has protein sequence MTKNIDDIIEETRAILKEHHLCDNCLGRIFAPKLGLISYGRLGNKIRNILKQKNPRSCYICKNLMSKLDLQLNKMLDMSKEYEFSSFLIGAILQPSILDRDDLIRSKFKLKGIHSIKNDITREMGKKFGRRTKTIVNYQNPDIVFTLDFKTEECEIKPKPVFLSGRYTKTVRGIPQKQRPCENCGGKGCYVCEFHGISEFESVEGKIAKFLYEKFGAQQTKITWIGSEDETSLVLGKGRPFFAKIINPHKRKIKPKKKISLDGITVYNLKIIEKIPPDIIRFKSEIEMEVETEKEITQLQLKPLHKLEKQIISVYENSGKKNQKKIYHIKYKKMSDKSFSVFMEADGGVPLKRFVNGSEVEPSLTSVLKNQCKCKVFDFHEILLTN, from the coding sequence ATGACAAAAAACATTGATGATATAATAGAAGAAACAAGAGCAATTTTAAAAGAACATCATCTTTGCGATAATTGTCTTGGGAGAATATTTGCTCCAAAACTTGGTTTGATTTCATACGGAAGACTGGGAAACAAAATCCGAAATATTCTAAAACAAAAAAATCCAAGATCATGCTACATTTGTAAAAACTTGATGTCAAAGCTTGACTTGCAGTTAAACAAAATGCTTGACATGTCAAAAGAATATGAATTTTCATCATTTTTAATTGGTGCAATACTCCAGCCATCAATACTAGATAGAGATGATCTGATACGCTCCAAATTCAAGCTAAAGGGAATTCATAGCATAAAAAATGATATTACACGAGAAATGGGAAAAAAATTTGGTAGAAGAACAAAAACAATTGTCAATTACCAAAATCCAGATATTGTTTTTACACTTGATTTTAAAACTGAAGAGTGCGAAATAAAACCAAAACCTGTTTTTCTTTCTGGCAGATATACAAAAACGGTGAGAGGCATACCACAAAAACAAAGGCCATGTGAAAATTGTGGAGGAAAAGGATGCTATGTATGTGAATTTCATGGCATCTCAGAATTTGAAAGTGTAGAAGGTAAGATAGCCAAATTTCTATACGAAAAATTTGGAGCTCAACAGACAAAAATTACATGGATTGGAAGTGAGGACGAGACAAGCCTAGTTTTAGGAAAAGGCAGGCCATTTTTTGCAAAGATTATCAATCCGCACAAAAGAAAAATCAAACCTAAGAAGAAGATATCACTTGATGGCATTACTGTTTACAATCTTAAAATAATTGAAAAAATCCCACCTGATATAATACGGTTCAAATCAGAAATAGAAATGGAGGTAGAAACTGAGAAGGAAATCACACAATTGCAGCTTAAACCCCTTCATAAATTAGAAAAGCAGATCATATCAGTATATGAGAATTCGGGAAAGAAAAACCAGAAAAAAATCTATCATATAAAATACAAAAAAATGTCTGACAAATCCTTTTCTGTATTCATGGAAGCAGACGGTGGAGTTCCCCTCAAGCGATTTGTAAATGGCTCTGAAGTGGAACCAAGCTTAACTAGCGTGTTAAAAAATCAATGTAAATGCAAAGTGTTTGATTTTCATGAAATCTTGCTTACAAATTAA
- a CDS encoding DnaJ domain-containing protein: protein MNSYQCHKILGTQNDASFKEIKSAYRQLVLQFHPDKNMSETDGKKFKIVAEAYQFLKKEHKRTHQTSDSKTTSKYTGKNSDKEYDFNSHKQSWGARPNDRSPEEDWSRYTKQTENAYQDFWKYYEKTFWENYEKVRSASSKVEPESIEQEKEILVSVNVDPGRCIACCSCETIAPSVFAVDKNAKVNPKSHVINEKGAKCEKILDAAQTCPTKAISVKDKETERSLYPW, encoded by the coding sequence GTGAATAGTTATCAGTGTCATAAAATTCTAGGTACACAAAACGATGCCTCGTTTAAAGAAATAAAATCTGCGTATAGACAATTGGTACTACAATTTCATCCTGACAAAAACATGTCAGAAACTGATGGCAAAAAATTCAAGATAGTTGCAGAAGCATATCAATTTCTAAAAAAAGAACATAAAAGAACACATCAAACATCTGACTCAAAAACCACCTCGAAATACACTGGAAAGAATTCCGACAAAGAATATGATTTTAATTCACACAAACAATCTTGGGGTGCAAGACCAAACGACCGTTCACCTGAGGAAGACTGGAGTAGATATACTAAACAAACAGAAAACGCATATCAAGATTTTTGGAAATATTATGAAAAAACCTTTTGGGAAAATTATGAAAAGGTAAGATCAGCGTCTTCCAAAGTAGAACCAGAATCAATAGAACAGGAAAAAGAAATACTAGTTTCAGTAAACGTAGACCCAGGCCGATGTATAGCCTGCTGTAGCTGTGAAACTATTGCACCATCTGTATTTGCAGTGGATAAAAATGCCAAAGTAAATCCAAAATCGCACGTGATAAATGAGAAAGGGGCCAAATGCGAAAAGATACTAGATGCTGCCCAGACATGCCCTACAAAGGCAATCAGTGTTAAAGATAAAGAAACAGAAAGGTCACTATATCCGTGGTAA
- a CDS encoding signal recognition particle receptor subunit alpha: MLDNLKNGLRAALKKIVNSSGIDEALIKELAKDIQRALLQSDVNVKLVFEITKNLEERSLNETPPPGLSRKDHIVKILYDELAKLLGTEKEYSFQPGKVNKVLMLGIQGSGKTTITAKLAKYLTKSGYRVAVIGADTFRPGALTQLKTMCEKANVEVYGEEGNSDSPQIVKNGLKHFENSNFDVILIDTAGRHKEEKDLLEEMKQISKVANQDLTLLIIDGTIGQQCYNQAEAFHKTAPVGGIIITKLDSSAKGGGALAAASATGAQIMYIGTGERIDDLEKFSPTRFVGRLLGMGDIQALLDMAKRLETEGDEDRVKRITHGKMNMEDFYFQIEQASKAGGLRSIIDNMPGMSGMVKEDQLDAQEEKMEKWRFIIQSMTKLEKEDPDLLNASRIKRIARGSGWSEHEVKDLLKAYKNSKTMMKASKGRQMQGMLRKMGLG, translated from the coding sequence ATGCTTGATAATTTAAAAAATGGCCTTAGGGCAGCACTGAAAAAAATAGTAAATTCTTCAGGAATAGACGAAGCACTAATCAAGGAATTGGCAAAGGACATTCAAAGAGCACTCTTACAATCTGATGTTAATGTTAAACTGGTCTTTGAGATAACAAAAAATCTAGAGGAACGATCGCTCAACGAAACTCCACCTCCTGGATTGTCCAGAAAAGATCATATTGTAAAAATACTGTATGATGAATTGGCAAAGCTTCTTGGTACTGAAAAAGAATACTCGTTCCAGCCAGGAAAGGTGAACAAGGTACTTATGCTTGGAATTCAGGGAAGTGGTAAGACCACTATAACAGCAAAACTTGCCAAATATCTGACTAAATCTGGATATAGAGTTGCAGTAATTGGTGCAGATACTTTTCGACCAGGTGCACTAACACAGCTTAAAACAATGTGTGAAAAGGCAAATGTCGAAGTCTATGGAGAAGAAGGAAATTCTGATTCACCACAAATTGTTAAAAATGGTTTGAAACATTTTGAAAATTCTAATTTTGATGTTATACTGATTGATACTGCCGGAAGACACAAGGAAGAAAAAGACTTGCTTGAAGAAATGAAACAAATAAGCAAAGTGGCAAATCAGGATCTTACCTTACTAATCATAGATGGCACAATAGGCCAGCAATGTTACAATCAAGCAGAGGCATTTCACAAGACAGCACCTGTTGGGGGAATTATTATAACAAAACTTGACAGTTCTGCAAAAGGGGGAGGTGCACTAGCTGCTGCATCAGCTACAGGTGCTCAGATAATGTACATTGGAACAGGTGAGCGAATCGATGATTTGGAAAAATTCTCTCCGACCAGATTTGTTGGAAGATTACTTGGCATGGGAGACATTCAAGCTTTACTTGATATGGCAAAAAGACTTGAAACTGAGGGCGATGAAGATAGGGTAAAACGCATAACACATGGAAAAATGAACATGGAGGACTTTTACTTTCAAATTGAACAGGCATCAAAAGCTGGAGGTCTTCGTAGCATAATAGATAACATGCCTGGCATGTCTGGAATGGTAAAAGAAGACCAACTTGACGCACAAGAGGAGAAGATGGAAAAATGGAGATTTATCATACAATCCATGACCAAACTTGAAAAAGAAGATCCTGATTTGCTGAATGCATCAAGGATTAAACGTATTGCCCGTGGTTCTGGATGGTCAGAGCATGAGGTAAAGGACTTGTTAAAAGCGTACAAGAATTCTAAGACAATGATGAAAGCATCAAAGGGTAGACAGATGCAAGGTATGCTAAGGAAAATGGGTCTAGGGTAA
- a CDS encoding diphthine--ammonia ligase, which yields MIPNKDLKLAALYSGGKDSTFAIYQAKKEGHDVVCLVTIFPLSDESQFLHYPNVSMTRLQAQSMKLPQLSSYVISNDTKMEISELEFLLVQAKQVFGIEGIVHGGILSEFQKNHFESVCKKLNLKIISPLWGMDQKQYMKKLIQLNFRYIITSVSSDGLDNSWLGREITDRDIENLEKLSIKYGFNLSFEGGEAESLVLNCPLFLMPLKIIKSNKTWDGYRGRFEITEAILE from the coding sequence ATGATACCAAACAAAGACTTGAAACTAGCGGCGCTTTATTCTGGCGGCAAAGACAGCACATTTGCAATTTACCAGGCAAAAAAAGAAGGACATGATGTTGTTTGTCTTGTGACAATTTTTCCTTTGTCTGACGAAAGCCAATTTCTTCACTATCCAAATGTTTCAATGACAAGACTACAAGCACAATCCATGAAATTACCGCAACTTTCTAGCTATGTTATTTCAAATGATACTAAAATGGAGATATCAGAATTAGAATTTCTTTTGGTACAAGCAAAACAAGTTTTTGGAATAGAAGGAATAGTTCATGGTGGAATATTATCAGAGTTTCAAAAAAATCATTTTGAAAGTGTATGCAAAAAATTAAACCTAAAAATAATTTCACCTCTGTGGGGTATGGATCAAAAACAATACATGAAAAAATTAATACAATTAAATTTTAGATATATCATTACAAGTGTTTCGTCAGATGGTTTGGATAACTCATGGCTTGGTAGAGAAATAACAGATAGAGATATTGAGAATCTTGAAAAACTTTCCATAAAATATGGATTTAATCTGTCCTTTGAAGGAGGTGAAGCAGAAAGTTTGGTTTTGAATTGTCCTCTCTTTTTGATGCCACTTAAAATCATAAAATCAAACAAAACTTGGGATGGATACAGAGGAAGATTTGAAATAACCGAAGCAATCTTGGAATGA
- a CDS encoding translation initiation factor IF-5A: protein MSKPSELGALKIGSYILLPVDSPNAEPCKIVEYDTSKPGKHGAAKARIVAVGIFDKKKYPHVSPVSAQVQVPLIDKRVGSVISKTDSITQVMDAESFEVFDVSQIEDEIKDKVVQGLDVEYWKVMDRTIIVRIKS from the coding sequence ATGAGTAAACCATCTGAGCTTGGTGCGCTAAAAATTGGTTCTTACATTTTACTTCCTGTTGACAGTCCTAATGCTGAACCATGCAAAATTGTAGAATATGATACCAGCAAGCCAGGAAAACACGGAGCTGCAAAAGCAAGGATCGTTGCAGTTGGCATATTTGACAAGAAAAAATATCCGCATGTTTCTCCAGTGAGCGCACAGGTGCAGGTGCCGCTAATTGATAAACGAGTAGGATCCGTCATATCAAAAACTGATTCCATTACACAGGTGATGGACGCTGAATCATTTGAGGTCTTTGACGTATCCCAAATTGAAGATGAGATAAAAGACAAGGTTGTCCAAGGACTAGATGTTGAATACTGGAAAGTAATGGACAGAACTATTATAGTCCGAATCAAAAGCTAA
- a CDS encoding AsnC family transcriptional regulator codes for MSDKGWSNLDEIDQKIIAILNKNARTPSKEIATELKRLGVDVSDRTIRKRIERLEKNGIIKGYKAILSGVSSSDEFEVLFLKFKVIRSVDSIIESVKDFVKTFPNYLFVATIDGEWNMIIVMKIDDIQKNPTSKIIEKFSEQILDYRNSGIQIKDINLLNMSLLLLT; via the coding sequence ATGTCAGATAAAGGCTGGTCAAATTTAGATGAGATTGATCAAAAAATTATTGCAATCCTAAACAAGAATGCAAGGACACCATCAAAAGAAATTGCAACAGAACTAAAAAGATTAGGGGTAGATGTTTCTGACAGGACAATTCGAAAGAGAATTGAAAGATTAGAAAAAAATGGAATCATAAAAGGCTACAAGGCAATCTTAAGCGGAGTTTCAAGTTCTGATGAATTTGAAGTCCTTTTTCTTAAATTCAAAGTAATAAGATCTGTCGATAGCATTATAGAATCAGTCAAAGATTTTGTTAAAACTTTTCCAAACTATCTTTTTGTTGCAACGATAGACGGGGAGTGGAACATGATCATAGTCATGAAGATAGATGACATACAAAAAAATCCCACATCTAAAATCATTGAAAAATTCTCTGAACAAATTTTAGATTACAGGAACAGCGGAATTCAAATTAAAGACATTAATCTTCTTAATATGTCACTTTTATTACTCACGTAA
- a CDS encoding response regulator, with protein sequence MTKESSKLDLACTYLKNNQPISAHNILMTLAESEMKKNDFRAGILLLLAAECKIKQGKDKNDELLQAAKFYQKLAKKEKPSNAKYAYLCAAKCFLRIGQYDNAMNAFEKAKKYVHHIIEEKKPIVVVDDSPAITLKLNDYLQKLGYKDVHTFTDGQSALKSIKKLIQSSQNPIILLDMDLPDITGDEIAKTLLKLKPDLSIILITADEKTNPRVRKTIGWGSTAFVQKPFTINELKNALDVTISGSIT encoded by the coding sequence TTGACAAAAGAATCTTCAAAGTTAGATCTTGCTTGCACTTATTTAAAAAATAATCAGCCTATTTCAGCTCATAACATATTAATGACTTTGGCAGAAAGTGAAATGAAAAAAAATGACTTTAGAGCAGGCATACTTTTGTTGCTTGCTGCAGAATGCAAAATAAAACAGGGAAAAGACAAAAACGATGAATTATTACAGGCAGCGAAATTTTATCAAAAATTAGCAAAAAAAGAAAAACCATCTAATGCCAAATATGCTTATCTTTGTGCAGCGAAATGTTTTCTGCGAATTGGACAATATGACAATGCAATGAATGCTTTTGAAAAAGCAAAAAAATACGTTCATCATATCATAGAAGAAAAAAAACCAATAGTTGTTGTTGATGATAGTCCTGCCATAACACTAAAACTTAATGACTATTTGCAGAAACTTGGCTACAAAGATGTTCATACTTTTACAGATGGCCAATCTGCGCTAAAATCCATTAAAAAACTAATTCAATCATCACAAAACCCGATAATCCTTCTTGACATGGATCTTCCTGACATAACAGGTGATGAGATTGCAAAAACACTATTAAAACTAAAACCAGACCTTTCAATCATACTGATCACTGCTGATGAAAAAACTAACCCGCGAGTAAGAAAGACCATAGGATGGGGATCAACAGCGTTTGTTCAAAAACCATTTACCATAAACGAACTAAAAAACGCACTTGATGTGACTATATCTGGCAGTATTACGTGA
- a CDS encoding chromosome segregation protein ScpA: protein MSEDVPNGGISQPPINVLFNPIDISKKDVWTIDIIQILETLVKLLNQTGKKDYRVAGIAALSSAMIHRMKVESIFALQKAAMEKRPLSQREDMDIDLINMPYRHESTYPVTLDELLNVLENLIGSIANPRSSRRQMQFEPVEVPDFNDYFISLEKIIGQYEELIVNKIRPTGSGSFRTIVSGLELIDVVRCFFAILFLARDTKVDLEQTENDIMISLVK from the coding sequence ATGAGCGAAGACGTACCTAACGGTGGCATTTCACAGCCACCAATTAATGTACTTTTCAATCCAATTGATATATCAAAAAAAGATGTCTGGACAATTGACATTATACAAATACTAGAAACTCTAGTCAAACTTCTAAATCAAACAGGCAAAAAAGACTATCGTGTGGCAGGAATTGCTGCTCTTTCATCTGCTATGATTCACAGAATGAAAGTGGAAAGCATATTTGCCCTGCAAAAGGCAGCTATGGAAAAAAGACCGCTCAGTCAAAGGGAAGACATGGATATTGATTTGATAAATATGCCATATAGGCATGAATCAACTTATCCTGTCACACTAGATGAACTTCTTAATGTGCTTGAAAACCTAATTGGCAGTATTGCAAATCCTCGTTCTAGCCGACGACAAATGCAGTTTGAGCCGGTAGAAGTACCTGATTTTAATGATTATTTCATTTCTCTTGAAAAAATAATTGGCCAGTATGAAGAACTTATTGTAAATAAAATTCGCCCTACCGGTTCAGGCTCATTTAGAACAATAGTTAGCGGATTGGAGTTAATAGATGTGGTACGGTGCTTTTTTGCCATTTTATTTTTGGCAAGAGATACAAAAGTTGACCTAGAACAGACTGAAAACGACATTATGATATCTTTAGTAAAATAG
- the scpB gene encoding SMC-Scp complex subunit ScpB — protein MGKVDSDDEATARLEAALYSAGRPLTMEELIKASGTESRTKTLAIMTNIVKKTKSAFKAIEVASLPDGSYVFQLKPEYNAVIRKYASKPILPTATLKTLSYIAYMQPISSKRLVEVRGSGVYLHLRFLQQLDYIEHQNVGRMKIYTTTDKFQKYFGIQGDKDLLKQKLFSKVRSTPQQTAQENPQPTTVQL, from the coding sequence ATGGGAAAAGTAGACAGCGATGATGAGGCTACCGCAAGACTAGAGGCTGCACTATATTCAGCAGGAAGACCGCTTACCATGGAGGAATTAATCAAGGCTTCTGGAACAGAATCAAGGACAAAAACGCTGGCAATAATGACAAATATCGTAAAAAAGACCAAATCGGCATTTAAGGCAATTGAGGTTGCTAGTCTTCCTGATGGGTCTTATGTATTTCAGCTAAAACCAGAATATAATGCAGTTATCAGAAAGTATGCATCTAAACCCATACTGCCAACAGCTACACTGAAAACTCTTTCCTATATTGCATACATGCAACCCATATCATCAAAGAGACTAGTAGAGGTACGGGGTTCAGGTGTATATCTTCATTTGAGATTTTTACAACAGCTAGATTACATAGAACACCAAAATGTTGGAAGAATGAAGATCTATACAACAACTGACAAGTTCCAAAAATACTTTGGAATTCAGGGAGACAAGGATTTACTCAAACAGAAGTTATTCTCCAAAGTTCGAAGTACACCCCAGCAGACAGCTCAAGAAAATCCACAGCCCACTACAGTTCAACTATAA
- a CDS encoding 30S ribosomal protein S8e produces MKKSVENLATSKITGGRRYPNRTRRKYELDRYPVETLSGEQVTVTRKVRGHGRKFALKTTDFVNLAAPGAKVKKTKILKVLKNPSNNDYERRGVISKGAILETEAGQCRVISRPGQDGAVNAILIK; encoded by the coding sequence ATGAAGAAGTCTGTCGAGAACCTTGCAACAAGTAAGATAACAGGTGGAAGAAGATATCCAAACAGAACAAGAAGAAAATATGAACTTGACAGATATCCTGTTGAAACTTTGTCAGGAGAACAAGTAACTGTTACTCGCAAAGTCCGTGGTCATGGCAGAAAATTTGCACTAAAGACTACAGATTTTGTTAATCTTGCAGCACCTGGAGCCAAAGTAAAGAAGACAAAGATTTTAAAAGTTCTAAAAAATCCATCAAACAACGATTATGAAAGACGTGGAGTAATATCAAAGGGCGCTATACTGGAAACGGAAGCTGGTCAGTGTAGAGTAATATCAAGACCAGGTCAAGATGGCGCGGTTAATGCAATTTTGATAAAGTGA
- a CDS encoding signal recognition particle subunit SRP19/SEC65 family protein, with protein sequence MKDYEHIVIWLDYFNKTLPKKMGRKVSREKSIFDPSLKELIDAAKAAGLQPSETNDQVRFPRRPFVRSGYIILPKGQPKSKIISMISEKLVSKRAKQSK encoded by the coding sequence ATGAAAGATTACGAACACATCGTAATCTGGCTTGATTATTTTAACAAGACGTTACCAAAAAAAATGGGCAGAAAAGTTTCCCGTGAAAAAAGTATTTTTGATCCCTCACTAAAAGAATTAATTGATGCCGCCAAGGCAGCCGGTCTTCAACCTAGTGAAACAAATGATCAGGTCAGATTTCCAAGAAGGCCTTTTGTCAGGTCAGGGTATATCATACTTCCAAAAGGCCAGCCAAAATCCAAAATCATATCAATGATTTCTGAGAAACTTGTTTCAAAACGTGCAAAACAATCAAAATAA
- a CDS encoding Gar1/Naf1 family protein: MQEVGEVLHLANSGRVIIRLSKPLRDGQLLVDNTGTKIAKVSEMIGPVDAPYASATPLTNNIQKHIGKKVFMGEETPAIRPKRFRGRKR; encoded by the coding sequence TTGCAGGAGGTAGGCGAAGTTTTGCATTTGGCCAATAGCGGTAGAGTCATAATTAGACTGTCTAAACCACTGCGTGACGGCCAATTGCTAGTAGACAATACTGGCACAAAAATTGCAAAAGTATCAGAAATGATAGGTCCTGTTGATGCACCATATGCATCTGCAACACCACTGACAAACAACATTCAAAAACATATTGGAAAAAAAGTTTTCATGGGTGAAGAAACTCCTGCAATAAGACCAAAGCGATTTAGAGGAAGAAAAAGATGA
- a CDS encoding TFIIB-type zinc ribbon-containing protein, with translation MNITELQTHCPECQSSLIDDIHNGEKICSGCGLVAMEQMSDYGPESRATNLEDKMKLARATGQTTYSQHDLGIRTEIALGTKDFSGKTINSEVANQMYNLRKWQTRIRVSSPRERRLANILSKIGETCQSLSLSRNVIESASMIYRNFEGQFEAKGKSVSCMSAATIYMACKQCDVVRSLDEICKATGSSKDEKMNVKLTAKYYRMLVMELGSNTAPVVTLDKYISKIANLAKLEVRVERLAAEIAEKTQDHSLADGKAPNGLAAAYLYIASTLLGQSILQRDVSSIAGITEVTIRNRCKEILTVYKMKITLRPSLAKN, from the coding sequence ATGAACATAACAGAACTACAAACACATTGTCCAGAATGTCAGTCGTCATTAATCGATGACATTCATAATGGAGAAAAAATTTGTTCTGGCTGCGGCTTGGTTGCAATGGAACAAATGTCAGATTATGGCCCTGAATCACGGGCAACAAACCTCGAAGACAAGATGAAGCTTGCAAGAGCAACGGGGCAAACAACTTATTCACAACATGACTTGGGAATCAGAACAGAAATAGCATTAGGCACAAAAGACTTTAGCGGAAAGACAATCAATAGTGAAGTAGCAAATCAGATGTACAATCTGAGAAAATGGCAGACTAGGATAAGAGTATCTTCTCCAAGGGAGAGGAGACTTGCAAACATTTTATCAAAGATCGGTGAAACATGTCAATCACTATCGTTGTCAAGAAATGTCATAGAAAGTGCATCGATGATCTACAGAAATTTTGAAGGTCAGTTTGAAGCAAAGGGCAAATCAGTATCATGCATGTCTGCAGCTACAATATACATGGCTTGCAAACAATGCGATGTAGTAAGATCCCTTGATGAAATATGCAAGGCAACTGGAAGCTCAAAAGATGAAAAAATGAATGTGAAATTGACTGCAAAATACTACAGAATGTTGGTGATGGAACTTGGTTCTAATACAGCACCTGTTGTGACCCTAGACAAGTACATATCAAAAATAGCAAACCTAGCAAAGCTTGAGGTAAGAGTTGAGAGATTAGCTGCTGAGATTGCCGAAAAAACCCAAGACCATAGTCTTGCGGACGGAAAGGCTCCAAACGGATTAGCTGCTGCGTATCTTTACATAGCATCTACATTGCTTGGACAAAGCATTTTGCAGCGAGATGTCTCAAGTATTGCCGGAATAACCGAGGTAACCATACGAAATAGATGCAAAGAAATTCTGACAGTATACAAGATGAAAATCACATTACGACCTTCGTTAGCCAAAAACTAA
- a CDS encoding tetratricopeptide repeat protein, with protein sequence MQIEQINPLYYEGNELCCSERFDEAIKCYDKIIKMNPNSRVAWGYKAHILSKLKKYDEAFACYQKALKC encoded by the coding sequence ATGCAAATTGAGCAAATCAATCCACTGTATTACGAAGGAAATGAGTTGTGCTGTTCAGAAAGATTTGATGAGGCCATAAAATGCTATGATAAAATTATCAAGATGAATCCAAATTCTAGGGTTGCATGGGGTTACAAGGCTCATATTCTCTCAAAATTAAAAAAATACGATGAAGCCTTTGCATGTTACCAAAAAGCTCTAAAATGTTAG